One segment of Carya illinoinensis cultivar Pawnee chromosome 1, C.illinoinensisPawnee_v1, whole genome shotgun sequence DNA contains the following:
- the LOC122281228 gene encoding 5'-nucleotidase SurE-like: MTSTSVKNNFLPPGLVSNLQEVLSKKNNESDKANDQVKANAESTQPSSSTSVSDAVEDEQAIDSSKPIVLVTNGDGIDSPGLAYLVEALVREGLYNVHVCAPQSDKSVSGHSVTLQETVAVSSAEIDGATAFEVSGTPVDCVSLALSGALFSWSKPLLVISGINRGSSCGHQMFYSGVVAGAREAMICGVPSLSISLNWKKDESKDTDFKDAVAVCSPLINAAIRDIEKGRFPKSCSLNIEIPTSPLTNKGFKLTKQSMWRSTPNWQAVSANRYPAGHFMSNQQSLGIQLAQLGRDASAAGAARRLTTQKKNVVEIESVGVAGKSDFNRVKKFFRLQFLDQDQEEDDEDLDFRALESGFIAVTPLSLSPHIETDIQTAALDWISAALHGEEQ; the protein is encoded by the exons ATGACTTCCACTTCCGTCAAGAACAACTTCTTGCCTCCGGGCCTCGTCTCCAATCTTCAGGAAGTTCTTAGCAAGAAGAACAATGAATCCGACAAAGCAAACGATCAAGTCAAAGCGAACGCAGAATCCACTCAACCCTCTTCTTCCACCTCGGTTTCTGATGCCGTGGAGGATGAGCAGGCCATAGACAGTTCCAAGCCCATTGTGCTGGTCACTAATGGCGACGGGATTGACTCCCCTGGCCTTGCTTACCTCGTCGAAGCTCTGGTCCGTGAAGGGTTGTACAATGTCCATGTCTGCGCCCCGCAATC GGACAAATCAGTATCGGGTCATTCCGTGACTCTCCAAGAGACTGTTGCTGTGAGTTCCGCTGAGATTGATGGTGCGACGGCTTTTGAAGTTTCAG GGACTCCCGTGGACTGTGTCTCATTAGCATTGTCGGGGGCATTATTTTCTTGGTCAAAGCCTCTTCTG GTGATCAGTGGAATTAATCGGGGATCAAGCTGTGGTCATCAAAt GTTTTACTCAGGTGTTGTTGCCGGAGCTAGAGAGGCAATGATATGTGGCGTGCCATCATTGTCAATATCACTGAACTG GAAGAAGGATGAAAGTAAAGATACTGATTTTAAGGATGCAGTTGCTGTTTGTTCACCTTTAATAAATGCAGCTATCAGGGATATTGAGAAAGGACGTTTCCCCAAAAGCTGCTCTTTGAATATAGAGATTCCCACTTCTCCTTTGACAAACAAG GGCTTCAAATTGACCAAGCAAAGTATGTGGAGATCCACTCCTAACTGGCAAGCTGTTTCAGCTAACCGGTATCCTGCTGGACATTTCATGTCCAATCAACAAAGCCTTGGCATTCAGCTTGCACAGCTTGGCCGAGATGCATCTGCTGCA GGTGCAGCTCGCCGTTTGACCACACAAAAGAAGAATGTTGTGGAGATTGAATCAGTTGGTGTTGCAGGCAAATCTGATTTCAACCGGGTTAAGAAGTTTTTCCGGTTACAG TTCCTGGATCAGGATCAGgaagaggatgatgaggatcTGGATTTCAGAGCTCTTGAAAGTGGATTT
- the LOC122281234 gene encoding glyoxylate/succinic semialdehyde reductase 2, chloroplastic produces MRALSLTEMSSLVKSNYSRQLSSTAMAMCSSFCPQIPNQLRARPGCSFPKKPLYALSVKAFSSQTPNASVKDNELSARIGFLGLGIMGSPMAQNLLKAGCDVTIWNRTKSKCDPLISLGAKYKSTPQEVAISCDVTFAMLADPESAVEVACGKHGAASGMNSGKGYVDVSTVDGATSKLISGHIKATGASFLEAPVSGSKKPAEDGQLIFLTAGDKSLYEMVAPILDIMGKSRFYLGDVGNGAAMKLVVNMIMGSMMASFSEGLLLSEKVGLDPSVLVEVVSQGAISAPMYSMKGPSMIQSLYPPAFPLKHQQKDLRLALGLAESVSQSIPIAAAANELYKVAKSHGLSDHDFSAVIEALKAKSQNSAK; encoded by the exons ATGCGAGCTTTGTCGCTCACGGAAATGTCCTCCTTGGTCAAGAGCAATTACAGTCGCCAACTATCTTCAACTGCCATGGCAATGTGCTCCAGCTTTTGCCCTCAGATTCCAAACCAATTAAGAGCAAGACCCGGTTGCTCCTTCCCCAAAAAACCACTCTACGCACTTTCTGTTAAGGCTTTCTCTTCTCAGACACCCAATGCTTCAGTTAAGG ACAATGAATTGTCAGCACGGATTGGATTTCTAGGTCTTGGGATAATGGGTTCCCCAATGGCACAGAACCTTCTTAAAGCCGG GTGTGATGTGACCATTTGGAACAGGACCAAGAGCAAATGTGATCCTCTTATCAGCTTGGGTGCAAA ATATAAATCAACCCCTCAGGAAGTAGCTATTTCTTGCGATGTCACATTTGCCATGCTTGCTGATCCTGAAAGTGCA GTGGAAGTTGCTTGCGGGAAGCATGGGGCTGCTAGTGGAATGAATTCTGGAAAAGG GTATGTGGATGTTTCAACAGTCGATGGTGCCACTTCTAAATTGATTAGTGGACATATTAAAGCTACCGGGGCATCATTTTTGGAG GCTCCAGTTTCAGGCTCCAAAAAGCCAGCAGAAGATGGGCAACTGATATTTCTTACAGCAG GCGACAAATCTCTGTATGAAATGGTTGCTCCAATTCTAGACATCATGGGGAAG TCAAGATTTTACCTAggggatgttggaaatggagcTGCAATGAAACTTGTTGTCAACATGATCATGGGAAG CATGATGGCATCATTTTCTGAAGGATTGCTTCTCAGTGAGAAAGTAGGACTGGATCCAAGCGTACTAGTAGAG GTTGTCTCACAGGGTGCTATTAGTGCACCAATGTACTCAATGAAAGGACCATCAATGATCCAATCCCTGTATCCACCCGCTTTTCCTTTGAAGCATCAGCAGAAG GACCTGAGGCTTGCTCTAGGATTAGCAGAATCTGTTTCCCAGTCTATTCCAATTGCAGCAGCTGCAAATGAACTATATAAGGTTGCAAAATCTCATGGCCTTAGTGACCACGACTTTTCAGCAGTAATCGAAGCATTGAAAGCTAAATCGCAGAACtctgcaaaatag
- the LOC122281251 gene encoding nucleosome assembly protein 1;4-like isoform X2 encodes MSNKKDNLDLSDLDSALPAAAAALSEEDRAGLVNALKDKIQSLAVGNSDILETLSPKVRKRVEVLRQIQSQHDELEAKFFEERSALEAKYQKLYEPLYSKRYEIVNGVVEVGGVAKEADVDQGGDKSAEEKGVPDFWLTAMKANEVLAEEITENDEGALKYLKDVKWYRIDNPRGFKLEFFFDPNPYFKNSVLTKTYHMIDDDEPILEKAIGTEIEWYPGKSLTQKVLKKKPRKGSKNAKPITKTESCQSFFNFFNPPQVPEDDDDDLDEDTAEELQNQMEQDYDIGSTIRDKIIPHAVSWFTGEAAQEEYEDIGDDDDEGDDENEEDDDEDDDEDDDDDEDDHEEEGKGRKKKSGRTQAGEQGERPPECKQQ; translated from the exons aTGAGTAACAAGAAGGACAATTTGGACTTGTCTGATCTCGACTCCGCTCTCCCAGCCGCCGCCGCCG CTCTTAGTGAGGAGGATCGAGCTGGTCTTGTTAATGCGCTGAAG GATAAGATTCAGAGTTTGGCTGTGGGGAACTCAGATATTCTAGAAACCCTGTCACCCAAAGTCAGGAAGCGTGTTGAGGTTCTGAGACAGATTCAG AGCCAACATGACGAGCTTGAGGCAAAATTCTTTGAAGAGAGATCAGCACTGGAGGCTAAATACCAGAAGCTTTATGAACCACTTTACTCAAAG AGATACGAGATCGTGAATGGTGTAGTTGAAGTTGGAGGAGTTGCAAAAGAAGCTGATGTGGACCAAGGAGGGGACAAATCTGCAGAAG AGAAAGGGGTGCCTGACTTCTGGCTTACAGCTATGAAGGCTAATGAAGTACTAGCTGAGGAG ATTACAGAGAATGATGAAGGGGCTCTGAAGTACCTCAAAGATGTCAAGTGGTATAGAATTGACAATCCAAGAGGTTTTAAGCTGGAGTTCTTCTTTGATCCTAATCCCTATTTCAAAAACTCCGTCCTTACAAAAACATATCACAtgattgatgatgatgagcctaTATTGGAGAAAGCGATTGG GACGGAGATTGAATGGTATCCAGGGAAAAGCTTGACGCAGAAGGTCCTGAAGAAGAAGCCAAGAAAGGGATCAAAGAATGCGAAACCCATCACAAAAACTGAGAGTTGTCAaagcttcttcaacttctttaaCCCTCCACAAGTTCctgaggatgatgatgatgatcttgaTGAAGATACT GCTGAAGAGCTCCAAAATCAAATGGAGCAGGACTACGACATTGG ATCAACAATCCGGGATAAAATCATCCCTCATGCGGTGTCATGGTTTACGGGGGAGGCTGCACAGGAGGAGTATGAGGAtattggagatgatgatgatgaggggGATGATGAGAATGAAGAGGATGACGACgaagatgatgacgaagatgatgatgacgacgaaGATGATCACGAAGAGGAAGGCAAGGGCAGGAAGAAG AAAAGTGGAAGGACACAAGCTGGGGAGCAAGGTGAGCGacctccagaatgcaagcagcaGTAG
- the LOC122281251 gene encoding nucleosome assembly protein 1;4-like isoform X1 gives MSNKKDNLDLSDLDSALPAAAAALSEEDRAGLVNALKDKIQSLAVGNSDILETLSPKVRKRVEVLRQIQSQHDELEAKFFEERSALEAKYQKLYEPLYSKRYEIVNGVVEVGGVAKEADVDQGGDKSAEEKGVPDFWLTAMKANEVLAEEITENDEGALKYLKDVKWYRIDNPRGFKLEFFFDPNPYFKNSVLTKTYHMIDDDEPILEKAIGTEIEWYPGKSLTQKVLKKKPRKGSKNAKPITKTESCQSFFNFFNPPQVPEDDDDDLDEDTAEELQNQMEQDYDIGSTIRDKIIPHAVSWFTGEAAQEEYEDIGDDDDEGDDENEEDDDEDDDEDDDDDEDDHEEEGKGRKKLSTGPKKSGRTQAGEQGERPPECKQQ, from the exons aTGAGTAACAAGAAGGACAATTTGGACTTGTCTGATCTCGACTCCGCTCTCCCAGCCGCCGCCGCCG CTCTTAGTGAGGAGGATCGAGCTGGTCTTGTTAATGCGCTGAAG GATAAGATTCAGAGTTTGGCTGTGGGGAACTCAGATATTCTAGAAACCCTGTCACCCAAAGTCAGGAAGCGTGTTGAGGTTCTGAGACAGATTCAG AGCCAACATGACGAGCTTGAGGCAAAATTCTTTGAAGAGAGATCAGCACTGGAGGCTAAATACCAGAAGCTTTATGAACCACTTTACTCAAAG AGATACGAGATCGTGAATGGTGTAGTTGAAGTTGGAGGAGTTGCAAAAGAAGCTGATGTGGACCAAGGAGGGGACAAATCTGCAGAAG AGAAAGGGGTGCCTGACTTCTGGCTTACAGCTATGAAGGCTAATGAAGTACTAGCTGAGGAG ATTACAGAGAATGATGAAGGGGCTCTGAAGTACCTCAAAGATGTCAAGTGGTATAGAATTGACAATCCAAGAGGTTTTAAGCTGGAGTTCTTCTTTGATCCTAATCCCTATTTCAAAAACTCCGTCCTTACAAAAACATATCACAtgattgatgatgatgagcctaTATTGGAGAAAGCGATTGG GACGGAGATTGAATGGTATCCAGGGAAAAGCTTGACGCAGAAGGTCCTGAAGAAGAAGCCAAGAAAGGGATCAAAGAATGCGAAACCCATCACAAAAACTGAGAGTTGTCAaagcttcttcaacttctttaaCCCTCCACAAGTTCctgaggatgatgatgatgatcttgaTGAAGATACT GCTGAAGAGCTCCAAAATCAAATGGAGCAGGACTACGACATTGG ATCAACAATCCGGGATAAAATCATCCCTCATGCGGTGTCATGGTTTACGGGGGAGGCTGCACAGGAGGAGTATGAGGAtattggagatgatgatgatgaggggGATGATGAGAATGAAGAGGATGACGACgaagatgatgacgaagatgatgatgacgacgaaGATGATCACGAAGAGGAAGGCAAGGGCAGGAAGAAG TTATCAACTGGACCCAAG AAAAGTGGAAGGACACAAGCTGGGGAGCAAGGTGAGCGacctccagaatgcaagcagcaGTAG
- the LOC122281241 gene encoding beta-fructofuranosidase, cell wall isozyme-like — translation MAISSAWLVFCFLLLRHAVVELEASHHVYRNLQVSSSPSEHQPYRTSYHFQPPQNWINDPNGPMIYRGLYHLFYQYNPKGAVWGNIVWAHSTSTDLVNWTPHEPAIYPSQQSDINGCWSGSTTILPWGTPVILYTGIDPQDQQVQNLAIPKNLSDPYLREWVKSPKNPLMAPTSANQINASSFRDPTSAWLGPDGTWRVIIGSKRHTRGLAILYRSKDFIRWVKSQHPLHSAKDTGMWECPDFFPVLVNSELGVDTSIMGPDVKHVLKVSLDNTKHEYYTIGTYNLGKDNYVPDKGQVDSDSGLRYDYGKYYASKTFFDSAKNRRILLGWINESSSVNDDIKKGWSGVQAIPRILWLDTSGKQLVQWPIREIEKLRGHEVHLPKQVLEGGSALEVSGVTAVQADVEVSFGISELEKAEVLNPSWTNPQELCSKKGASVKGGLGPFGLLVLASKGLQEYTAVFFRIFKGHNKYVVLMCSDQSRSSLNNNNDKTNYGAFLDVDPSREKVSLRSLIDHSIVESFGGKGKACITARVYPTLAIDDKAHLHVFNNGTENVQFTLSAWSMKKARLDLESKL, via the exons ATGGCCATCTCTTCTGCTTGGCTGGTTTTCTGTTTTCTCCTTCTCCGCCATGCTGTTGTTGAGCTTGAAGCTTCCCATCATGTTTACAGAAACCTTCAAGTTTCTTCATCTCCTTCTGAACATCAGCCTTATAGAACTTCTTATCACTTCCAACCCCCCCAAAACTGGATCAATG ATCCCAATG GACCAATGATTTACAGGGGACTTTACCATCTTTTCTACCAATACAATCCCAAAGGTGCAGTTTGGGGCAACATTGTCTGGGCACACTCTACGTCAACGGACTTGGTGAACTGGACCCCACATGAGCCGGCCATCTACCCATCACAGCAGTCCGATATCAACGGCTGCTGGTCTGGCTCCACCACAATCCTCCCCTGGGGCACCCCAGTTATTCTCTACACAGGAATTGACCCCCAGGACCAACAGGTCCAAAATTTGGCCATTCCCAAAAATCTCTCTGATCCATACCTTAGGGAATGGGTCAAGTCCCCCAAAAATCCATTGATGGCACCCACTTCGGCTAACCAAATCAATGCAAGCTCCTTTAGGGACCCAACCTCTGCTTGGTTAGGCCCTGATGGCACTTGGAGAGTGATCATTGGAAGTAAAAGGCACACCAGGGGATTAGCTATTCTTTATAGAAGTAAAGACTTCATTCGTTGGGTTAAATCCCAGCACCCACTTCACTCGGCCAAGGACACCGGAATGTGGGAATGCCCTGATTTTTTCCCGGTTTTGGTCAATTCGGAACTTGGTGTTGACACATCAATCATGGGTCCGGATGTTAAACATGTGCTTAAGGTGAGCTTGGACAACACCAAACACGAGTACTACACGATTGGAACTTATAACCTTGGCAAGGATAACTACGTTCCAGACAAGGGGCAGGTGGACAGCGACTCAGGGTTGAGATATGATTATGGAAAGTATTATGCTTCGAAAACTTTCTTTGACAGCGCAAAGAACAGAAGAATTTTGTTGGGTTGGATCAATGAGTCTTCGAGTGTCAATGATGATATTAAGAAGGGATGGTCTGGAGTACAG GCAATTCCAAGGATACTTTGGCTGGATACATCCGGAAAACAATTGGTACAGTGGCCCATAAGAGAAATTGAAAAGCTGCGTGGACACGAAGTCCACTTGCCTAAGCAAGTGCTTGAGGGAGGATCAGCACTCGAAGTTTCTGGTGTCACAGCAGTGCAG GCTGATGTTGAGGTTTCATTCGGAATAAGTGAGTTGGAGAAAGCAGAAGTGCTGAACCCAAGTTGGACAAATCCACAAGAGCTGTGCAGCAAAAAGGGTGCATCAGTTAAAGGGGGTTTGGGACCATTTGGACTGCTAGTTTTGGCTTCAAAGGGCTTGCAAGAGTACACAGCAGTGttctttagaatattcaaaGGCCATAACAAATATGTGGTGTTAATGTGCAGCGACCAAAGCAG GTCTTCCTTGAATAATAACAATGACAAGACGAATTATGGGGCTTTTCTGGATGTGGACCCTTCACGCGAGAAGGTGTCGCTCAGAAGTTTG ATTGATCATTCCATTGTGGAGAGCTTTGGTGGAAAAGGAAAAGCTTGCATCACGGCTAGAGTTTACCCCACGTTGGCAATTGATGATAAGGCCCACTTGCACGTTTTCAATAATGGAACTGAGAATGTCCAATTCACACTTAGTGCTTGGAGCATGAAGAAAGCTCGTCTCGATTTGGAGTCGAAACTTTGA